A single genomic interval of Helianthus annuus cultivar XRQ/B chromosome 6, HanXRQr2.0-SUNRISE, whole genome shotgun sequence harbors:
- the LOC118479551 gene encoding protein ARABIDILLO 2-like — protein MSLANVLQLRFLSVAGTADIDWDSAGENWTSLPYLEGLDVSRTNVDPENFTMLVVSIDSLKVVCMFNCPALEEDPAVYNSHGKMTLGFSNDTFKVLSSMFPDTNNEQAIFSDWRNGSNKNGVNLDDLMSWVEWILSHALLRIAEANLTGLDQFWLDQGAGLLLTLLQSSQDDVQEWAATGLATFVVVNDISIKVDAGRVKAIRKGGDVQLLLRLTRFLNEGLQLEATKVIANLSANPAFARSVGGEGGITVLASLAKSTNRFVAEEAAGGLWNLSAGDKNMVVSGGIKSLVDLIIKWPRGGHGVLERAAGALANLAADEKYSMEVAAVGALVVLEL, from the exons ATGTCATTAGcaaatgtattacaacttcggTTTCTATCTGTTGCGGGGACCGCAGACATAGATTGGGATTCGGCTGGTGAAAACTGGACCAGCCTTCCGTATTTAGAAGGTTTAGACGTTTCTAGAACTAATGTGGATCCCGAGAACTTTACGATGTTAGTTGTGTCGATAGATAGTTTGAAAGTTGTGTGCATGTTTAATTGTCCGGCGTTAGAGGAAGACCCCGCTGTTTATAATTCTCATGGTAAAATGACGCTTGGGTTCTCTAACGACACTTTTAAAGTACTATCGTCTATGTTTCCCGACACAAATAATGAGCAGGCTATTTTCTCCGATTGGAGAAATGGGTCGAATAAGAACGGAGTGAATTTGGATGATCTTATGTCGTGGGTTGAATGGATTCTTTCACATGCGCTTTTACGTATAGCTGAGGCTAACCTAACCGGGCTTGATCAGTTTTGGCTCGATCAAGGAGCAGGTCTTTTGCTCACTTTATTGCAGAGTTCTCAAGACGATGTCCAAGAATGGGCAGCCACTGGGCTTGCAACTTTTGTTGTAGTTAATGACATAAGTATAAAGGTTGATGCAGGACGCGTTAAGGCTATCAGGAAAGGGGGCGACGTTCAGCTTCTTTTACGTCTTACAAGATTTTTGAATGAAGGGCTTCAACTAGAAGCAACAAAG GTGATTGCAAATCTTTCGGCGAATCCAGCTTTTGCAAGATCTGTGGGTGGAGAGGGTGGCATAACCGTTCTTGCAAGCTTAGCAAAATCTACGAACCGATTCGTGGCTGAAGAGGCAGCTGGAGGGCTTTGGAATCTTTCTGCTGGGGACAAGAATATGGttgttt CTGGTGGCATAAAATCTTTAGTCGACTTGATCATTAAATGGCCTAGAGGTGGTCATGGAGTTCTG GAACGAGCGGCAGGTGCGCTTGCCAATTTGGCGGCCGATGAGAAGTATAGCATGGAAGTTGCAGCAGTTGGTGCCTTGGTGGTATTAGAGCTGTAG